The genomic segment TCACCAGGTCGTTCTCGGGGTCGCCCCATCGGTCCTCGGGGTCGGATTCGTCGGGTTCGTCGGGCCAGGCGTCGGAATCGCGCGGCACGTCCGCGGGGACGGGCGGGCCGACGAAAAGCAGTTCGTTTCGAGCGCTTCTCAGAGGTACTCTTTCAGCGTGATGGTTCGAGTCGTCTCGACCCACGCGAGCGGGTTCTGCGGGTCGTAGAATACGACCCCACCCTCGACCTCGTAGGACTCGACGTCGTCGAGTCCGTTCGCCTCGCCTGCCGGCGACTGCGTGGCAGGCGACCGATCCGGCCGCTTCGAATTCGCGTGGTCGGTCATGTTGCAACCCGTGGTACGAGTTGGCACACTAAATGTGTTGCGTATGCGCACCTTCTTTTTCTGACAGATATTGCCGCCCTAACGATAGTGGTTCGGCCCGTGGTGGAAGGGCGAAAGGCCGAAGCTTTTACCGCGGAGTGCCGAACGCAACCGCATGAAGCAGGCAGGGCTCACGGACGGCAACTGGGGCGGGGGCGACGACGCCGACGGCGCGCGGCCGGACGCGGAGGCCGAACACGTCGCCGGCAACGGGAGCCAACACGTCTCGGACGTCGTCGACGCCGAGGACATCAAGTT from the Halogeometricum rufum genome contains:
- a CDS encoding DUF7331 family protein, whose protein sequence is MTDHANSKRPDRSPATQSPAGEANGLDDVESYEVEGGVVFYDPQNPLAWVETTRTITLKEYL